A region of Planctomycetia bacterium DNA encodes the following proteins:
- a CDS encoding RNA polymerase subunit sigma-54: protein MQINVSSRHGHLSPASQSKVVAKVSRLKRYFDRLTALNVTVDLQNSNQPSVEIVASAEHYHDMVSHEAAAQLWRSVDGAVQKLEQQLRKHKEKVRDHKHVQTSRHS from the coding sequence GTGCAGATCAACGTTTCCTCGCGGCACGGGCATTTGAGCCCGGCATCACAGTCGAAGGTCGTGGCCAAGGTCTCGCGGCTGAAGCGGTACTTCGACCGGCTGACGGCCCTCAACGTCACTGTGGACCTGCAGAATTCGAACCAGCCGAGCGTCGAGATCGTCGCCTCCGCCGAGCACTACCATGACATGGTCAGCCACGAGGCCGCGGCGCAGTTGTGGCGGAGCGTGGACGGGGCGGTGCAGAAACTGGAGCAGCAGTTGCGGAAGCACAAGGAGAAGGTCCGCGACCACAAACACGTCCAGACATCCCGGCATTCCTGA
- the ptsI gene encoding phosphoenolpyruvate-protein phosphotransferase, with protein MLKLQGIAVSPGVTIGEAFVLDSEGFRIPRRFVERSAVDTELARLRAAIADTAQEIERNRDAIRAELGEQYAAIFEAHLAMLHDERLQQELTSAVRDRNWWPEYAVSRTLRRYAKAFQNLDNHIAQRAHDIHDIERSLLRNLLGQRRETLASISQPVIVLAHNLTPSETANLDRRLVKGFATELGGPGSHTAIVAEGLEIPAVVGIGPFLADVSGGEPVILDGNQGVVILQPDEETIARYRQELEDARTAAARLDVLRDLPAETTDGVRVQITGNIEFPSEAEHCLARGCDGIGLYRTEFLYLTSRREPTEDDHFAAYRAVVETMGGKPVVIRTLDLGADKMHTETTPEEERNPCLGLRSIRLSLRKLPMFRTQLRAILRASALGDVRVMFPLVSTIVELRQARMVLADVMEDLAEHGIAFNPRMPVGMMVETPAAVMMLDAFIKEVDFVSIGTNDLIQYTLAVDRGNKEVADLYNACDPAVLRLLRRSLDVAREAGVPANVCGQMSGSVMYTQLLLGLGLRQLSVPASAIPEVKQVCRSVSVADCRLVAEKALAMDDAREVKAFLRDQMRRLLGGTVA; from the coding sequence ATGCTGAAACTCCAGGGCATCGCCGTCTCCCCCGGCGTCACGATCGGCGAGGCCTTTGTCCTCGACAGCGAGGGATTCCGGATCCCGCGCCGGTTCGTCGAGCGCAGCGCCGTCGACACCGAGCTCGCCCGGCTGCGGGCCGCGATCGCCGACACGGCCCAGGAGATCGAGCGCAATCGCGACGCCATCCGCGCCGAGCTCGGCGAGCAGTATGCCGCGATCTTCGAGGCTCATCTGGCGATGCTGCACGACGAGCGGCTTCAGCAGGAGTTGACGAGCGCCGTCCGCGACCGCAACTGGTGGCCTGAGTACGCCGTGAGTCGGACGCTGCGCCGGTATGCCAAGGCGTTCCAGAACCTCGACAACCACATCGCCCAGCGCGCCCATGACATCCACGACATCGAGCGCAGCCTGCTGCGCAACCTGCTCGGCCAGCGCCGCGAGACGCTGGCCTCGATCTCGCAGCCGGTGATCGTGCTGGCCCACAACCTCACCCCCAGCGAGACGGCCAACCTCGACCGTCGGCTGGTGAAGGGATTCGCCACCGAGCTCGGCGGCCCCGGGAGCCACACGGCCATCGTGGCCGAGGGGCTGGAGATCCCGGCCGTCGTGGGGATCGGGCCGTTTTTGGCCGACGTCTCCGGCGGAGAGCCGGTGATCCTCGACGGCAACCAGGGGGTCGTGATCCTGCAGCCGGACGAGGAGACGATCGCCCGCTACCGGCAGGAGCTGGAGGATGCGCGGACGGCCGCCGCCCGGCTCGACGTGCTCCGCGACCTGCCCGCCGAGACCACCGACGGCGTCCGCGTGCAGATCACCGGCAACATCGAGTTTCCCAGCGAGGCGGAGCACTGCCTGGCCCGCGGCTGCGACGGCATCGGCCTGTATCGCACCGAGTTTCTCTACCTCACCTCGCGGCGCGAGCCGACCGAGGACGACCACTTCGCGGCCTACCGGGCGGTGGTGGAGACGATGGGGGGCAAGCCCGTCGTGATCCGCACGCTCGACCTCGGTGCCGACAAGATGCACACCGAGACCACGCCCGAGGAGGAGCGGAATCCGTGCCTCGGGCTGCGGAGCATTCGGCTCTCGCTCCGCAAGCTGCCGATGTTCCGCACCCAGCTCCGGGCCATCCTCCGCGCCAGCGCCCTCGGCGACGTGCGCGTGATGTTTCCGCTCGTGTCGACGATCGTCGAGCTGCGGCAGGCACGGATGGTGCTCGCCGACGTGATGGAGGACCTCGCCGAGCACGGCATCGCCTTCAATCCGCGCATGCCGGTGGGAATGATGGTGGAGACCCCGGCCGCGGTGATGATGCTCGACGCCTTCATCAAGGAGGTCGACTTCGTCTCCATCGGCACCAACGACCTGATCCAGTACACGCTGGCGGTCGATCGAGGCAACAAGGAGGTTGCGGATCTGTACAACGCCTGCGATCCGGCGGTGCTCCGGCTGTTGCGCCGGTCGCTGGACGTGGCGCGGGAGGCCGGCGTGCCGGCCAATGTATGCGGTCAGATGAGCGGCAGCGTGATGTACACGCAGCTGCTTCTGGGGCTGGGGCTGCGGCAGCTGAGCGTGCCGGCGAGCGCCATCCCGGAGGTCAAGCAGGTGTGCCGAAGCGTTTCGGTCGCCGATTGCCGCCTGGTCGCCGAGAAGGCCCTGGCGATGGATGATGCCCGGGAGGTCAAGGCCTTCCTCCGGGATCAGATGCGTCGCCTGCTCGGCGGGACGGTCGCCTGA
- the rne gene encoding ribonuclease E, whose translation MKQEMLINVSQPEECRIAIIEDGQLEELYVERTSQDNLVGNIYKGRIVNIEPSIQAAFVDFGVGRNGFLHISDVEPQYYRQGGLDPDKAFDAEPPGRAGEAGAEGDGDAAARTATRRKPRIGDRPRVKPPIQDILRRGDEVLVQVIKEGFGTKGPTLSTYISIPGRYLVLMPPLGRVGISKKIDDERDRRVLRDIMLDLKPPKGVGFVVRTAGTERTKSEMARDMAYLLNLWKSIVRRMRKFSAPIDIYQESDMIIRTIRDMFTEDVGRILIDEQAAYERAKEFLELVMPKYAERLQLYEGKEPLFHRYGLEEEIGKMYQRKVPLKGGGSIVIDQTEALVAIDVNSGSFRTEKSAEENAYQMNLIAAKEIARQLRLRDLGGVIVNDFIDMRKEKYRRGVEKALHDAMKRDRARTKILRTSPFGLVEMTRQRIRPSLRKSIFRDCPTCTGTGIVKTAESMAIEVMRTLQLSAIRDDVTRLNVTVHDEVATWINNRKRREITQFEDETHIQLHVDGRDGVSPEHLVIEAWDTAGRPVRFP comes from the coding sequence ATGAAACAAGAGATGCTGATCAACGTGTCGCAGCCGGAGGAATGCCGGATCGCGATCATCGAGGACGGCCAGCTCGAGGAGCTGTACGTCGAGCGGACGAGCCAGGACAACCTGGTGGGGAACATCTACAAGGGGCGGATCGTCAACATCGAGCCCTCGATCCAGGCGGCGTTCGTCGACTTCGGCGTCGGCCGCAACGGCTTCCTCCACATCAGCGACGTCGAGCCGCAGTACTACCGGCAGGGAGGGCTCGACCCCGACAAGGCGTTCGACGCCGAGCCGCCCGGCCGGGCGGGCGAGGCCGGAGCCGAGGGAGACGGGGATGCCGCCGCCCGCACCGCCACCCGGCGCAAGCCGCGGATCGGCGATCGGCCCCGGGTCAAGCCGCCGATCCAGGACATCCTCCGCCGCGGCGACGAGGTCCTCGTGCAGGTGATCAAAGAGGGCTTCGGCACCAAGGGGCCGACGCTCTCCACCTACATCTCGATCCCCGGCCGGTACCTCGTGCTCATGCCGCCGCTGGGCCGGGTCGGGATCTCCAAGAAGATCGACGACGAGCGCGACCGGCGGGTGCTCCGCGACATCATGCTCGACCTCAAGCCGCCCAAGGGGGTCGGGTTCGTGGTCCGCACGGCGGGCACGGAGCGGACGAAGTCGGAGATGGCCCGCGACATGGCCTACCTCCTCAATCTCTGGAAGAGCATCGTCCGCCGGATGCGGAAGTTCTCGGCGCCGATCGACATCTACCAGGAAAGCGACATGATCATCCGCACGATCCGTGACATGTTCACGGAGGACGTGGGGCGGATCCTGATCGACGAGCAGGCGGCCTACGAGCGGGCCAAGGAGTTTCTCGAGCTGGTGATGCCGAAGTACGCCGAGCGGCTCCAGCTCTACGAGGGCAAGGAGCCGCTCTTCCACCGCTACGGTCTGGAGGAGGAGATCGGGAAGATGTACCAGCGGAAGGTGCCGCTCAAGGGGGGCGGGTCGATCGTCATCGACCAGACCGAGGCGCTGGTGGCGATCGACGTCAACTCCGGCTCGTTCCGCACCGAGAAGAGCGCGGAGGAGAACGCCTACCAGATGAACCTCATCGCCGCCAAGGAGATCGCCCGGCAGCTCCGGCTCCGCGACCTCGGCGGCGTGATCGTCAACGACTTCATCGACATGCGCAAGGAGAAGTACCGGCGCGGGGTCGAGAAGGCGCTCCACGACGCCATGAAGCGCGACCGGGCCCGGACCAAGATCCTGCGGACGAGCCCATTCGGCCTCGTGGAGATGACGCGGCAGCGGATCAGGCCCTCGCTGCGGAAGAGCATCTTCCGCGACTGCCCGACCTGCACCGGCACGGGGATCGTGAAGACGGCCGAGAGCATGGCGATCGAGGTCATGCGGACGCTGCAGCTCTCCGCCATCCGCGACGACGTGACCCGGCTCAACGTCACGGTCCACGACGAGGTCGCGACCTGGATCAACAACCGGAAGCGGCGCGAGATCACGCAGTTCGAGGACGAGACCCACATCCAGCTCCACGTCGACGGCCGGGACGGCGTCTCCCCCGAGCACCTCGTGATCGAGGCCTGGGACACGGCCGGCCGGCCGGTGCGGTTTCCCTGA
- the fruA gene encoding PTS fructose transporter subunit IIA gives MKFSDFVAPEAIRSRIDASSKEGVIREMARALVDAGKIAAGDLEGIVKAIMKREDLGSTGIGRGVAVPHTKHPSVSRLVGTVAVSPAGVDFESLDGEPVQLFFLLVSPPDRPGDHLRALENISRQLRDDHFCRLLKAAHGPADIQSLLEEADSHGVAS, from the coding sequence ATGAAATTCTCAGACTTCGTCGCCCCCGAAGCCATCCGTTCGCGGATCGATGCCTCCAGCAAGGAGGGCGTCATTCGGGAGATGGCCCGGGCGCTCGTCGATGCAGGCAAGATCGCGGCGGGCGACCTGGAGGGGATCGTCAAGGCGATCATGAAGCGCGAGGACCTCGGCAGCACCGGCATCGGCCGCGGCGTGGCCGTACCTCACACCAAGCACCCGAGCGTGAGCCGGCTCGTGGGCACCGTCGCCGTCAGCCCCGCGGGGGTCGACTTCGAGAGCCTCGACGGCGAGCCCGTGCAGCTGTTCTTCCTGCTCGTGTCCCCGCCGGACCGCCCCGGCGATCACCTCCGGGCGCTGGAGAACATTTCGCGGCAGTTGCGGGACGACCATTTCTGCCGGCTCCTCAAAGCCGCCCACGGTCCGGCCGACATCCAGTCGCTGCTCGAGGAGGCGGACAGCCACGGCGTGGCTTCGTGA
- a CDS encoding redox protein — protein MVRITSTYEGGLRCRAEHGPSGAVVLTDAPVDNHGKGEAFSPTDLVAAALGSCVMTIMGIVAARHGIELAGMRAETVKEMTQAPPRRIAALRTTITVPLPADHPQRAVLEKAGLSCPVHESIHPEIDAAIEFVWNG, from the coding sequence ATGGTCCGGATCACGAGCACCTACGAGGGCGGCCTGCGTTGCCGCGCCGAGCACGGGCCCTCCGGCGCGGTCGTGCTGACCGACGCGCCGGTGGACAACCACGGCAAAGGGGAGGCGTTCTCGCCCACCGATCTCGTGGCGGCGGCGCTGGGATCGTGCGTGATGACGATCATGGGGATCGTCGCTGCCCGGCACGGCATCGAACTCGCCGGCATGCGGGCCGAGACGGTGAAGGAGATGACGCAGGCCCCGCCGCGCCGGATCGCCGCCCTGCGGACGACGATCACCGTGCCGCTGCCGGCCGATCACCCGCAGCGGGCGGTGCTGGAAAAGGCCGGGCTGTCCTGCCCCGTCCACGAGAGCATCCATCCCGAGATCGATGCGGCGATCGAGTTCGTCTGGAATGGATGA
- the rplU gene encoding 50S ribosomal protein L21, with protein MAKASSPDASQAATSPSAASMAGAGHRYAVVVDGGRQYTVREGQELQIDFRHADDGTPLPAGSEVVFADVLAVSDAGKLTLGKPKVKGASVKAEVLGLVQGEKIYVQKFKRRKNYRRRTGHRALATRIRIASISA; from the coding sequence ATGGCCAAGGCATCCAGCCCCGACGCTTCGCAAGCCGCCACCAGCCCCAGCGCCGCCAGCATGGCGGGCGCGGGCCACCGCTACGCCGTCGTCGTCGACGGCGGCCGGCAGTACACGGTCCGCGAGGGGCAGGAGCTGCAGATCGACTTCCGCCATGCAGACGACGGCACGCCGCTGCCGGCCGGAAGCGAGGTCGTGTTCGCCGACGTGCTCGCCGTCAGCGACGCCGGCAAACTCACGCTCGGCAAGCCGAAGGTGAAGGGGGCGTCGGTGAAGGCCGAGGTGCTCGGCCTCGTGCAGGGGGAGAAGATCTACGTCCAGAAGTTCAAGCGCCGGAAGAACTATCGGCGCCGGACGGGGCATCGGGCGCTGGCGACGAGGATCCGCATCGCTTCGATCTCGGCCTGA
- a CDS encoding ATPase AAA encodes MPDLFAASRAANLARAAPLAARMRPRRLADYVGQAKIVGPGTLLRRLIEADRLGSVILYGPPGVGKTTLAEIIARETKRRFVELSATASGVKDVRDVLDAARRRLEDDGQRTCLFIDEIHRFNKAQQDVLLPDVESGVIALIGATTQNPFFALTSALVSRSRIFELESLGRDDVAAILDRAVADREHGLGAEQVALTPEAREFLVETADGDARRALGALEIGVLSSAARPLVFTLDLARESVQRKALRYDAGDTHYDCASALIKSIRGSDADAGLYWLARMLEGGEDVRFLARRLVILASEDVGNADPQALVIAVAAMQATEFVGLPECQLTLAQAVIYLALAPKSNACTTAIGAARRDVREQAVIPVPRHLQDKHYAGAKRLGHGQGYAYAHDAPDGIAAQDYLGVEKTYYEPTDRGLEGELGRRLAEIRRRLRDDRPQAAGPL; translated from the coding sequence ATGCCCGACCTGTTCGCCGCCTCGCGCGCCGCCAACCTCGCCCGCGCCGCCCCGCTCGCCGCGCGGATGCGGCCCCGGCGGCTGGCCGATTACGTCGGGCAGGCGAAGATCGTCGGCCCCGGAACGCTGCTGCGCCGGCTCATCGAGGCCGACCGGCTCGGCTCGGTGATCCTCTATGGCCCGCCCGGGGTCGGCAAGACGACGCTGGCCGAAATCATCGCCCGCGAGACGAAGCGCCGGTTCGTCGAGCTCTCCGCCACTGCCTCCGGCGTCAAGGACGTCCGCGACGTGCTCGACGCCGCCCGGCGCCGGCTCGAGGACGACGGCCAGCGGACCTGCCTGTTCATCGACGAGATCCACCGCTTCAACAAGGCCCAGCAGGACGTCCTCCTGCCCGACGTGGAGAGCGGCGTCATCGCGCTCATCGGCGCCACGACGCAGAATCCGTTCTTCGCCCTCACCAGCGCCCTCGTCAGCCGAAGCCGGATCTTCGAACTGGAGAGCCTCGGCCGCGACGACGTGGCGGCGATCCTCGACCGCGCGGTGGCCGACCGGGAGCATGGACTCGGCGCCGAGCAGGTCGCGCTCACGCCCGAGGCCCGCGAGTTTCTCGTCGAGACGGCCGACGGCGACGCGCGACGGGCGCTCGGCGCCCTGGAGATCGGCGTCCTGTCGAGCGCCGCGCGGCCGCTCGTCTTCACGCTCGACCTCGCCCGCGAGAGCGTGCAGCGGAAGGCCCTCCGATACGACGCGGGCGACACCCACTACGACTGTGCCAGCGCCCTCATCAAGAGCATCCGCGGCAGCGATGCCGACGCCGGACTCTACTGGCTGGCACGGATGCTCGAGGGAGGCGAGGACGTGCGGTTTCTCGCCCGCCGGCTCGTGATCCTCGCCAGCGAGGATGTCGGCAACGCCGATCCGCAGGCGCTCGTGATCGCCGTGGCGGCAATGCAGGCGACCGAGTTCGTGGGGCTCCCCGAGTGCCAGCTGACGCTGGCCCAGGCGGTCATCTACCTGGCGCTGGCGCCCAAGAGCAACGCCTGCACGACGGCGATCGGCGCCGCCCGCCGCGACGTCCGGGAGCAGGCGGTGATCCCGGTGCCCAGGCACCTGCAGGACAAGCATTACGCCGGCGCGAAGCGGCTTGGCCACGGCCAGGGCTATGCCTACGCCCACGACGCGCCGGATGGCATCGCCGCGCAGGATTACCTGGGCGTGGAGAAGACCTACTACGAGCCGACCGATCGCGGGCTGGAGGGGGAACTGGGCCGGCGGCTCGCCGAGATCAGGCGGCGGCTCCGGGACGACCGGCCGCAGGCTGCCGGGCCGTTGTGA
- a CDS encoding 3-octaprenyl-4-hydroxybenzoate carboxy-lyase has product MGFRSLKSCVEALRAEGQAVIVEHPVDPHLEIAEIQRRLFHANGPAVLFTRPRGSAFPVLINLYGTKPRIERIFADTLDRVRRLVELKIDPTAALRRPLRYWRSPLDALTTLPRHVRSGPVLGGRVPLSSLPQVVAWPGDGGPFITLPAVYTEHPDQPGTARSNLGMYRVQLAGNDYLPDREIGLHYQLHRGIGVHHAAALARGVPLKVAIFVGGSPALAVSAVMPLPEGLPELTFAGALAGHRIPMIRRPGGPAIYADADFVIEGTVEPGRTKPEGPFGDHLGYYARRHEFPLLTVDNVWHRPGAIWPVTVVGRPPQEDTLFGWLVHELTGPVIPTVLPGVTSVHAVDASGVHPLLLAVGSERYLPWKRADRPAELLTQAAAILGQGQLSLAKYLFIVAGGDAPGLDAHDIRPFLAHLLARADWRRDCHFHTETTIDTLDYSGTGFNAGSKLVVAARGPAIRELPVSLPAGSSLPAGFSGPRVCLPGVVAVSGPRIEPRPRLDAEGDEAIWSLAAAAPWGADIERFCAAIGPDHPLRAFPLVVIVDDADFAAGTLENFLWLTFTRSNPALDVHGVEAFTLHKHWGCRGPLVIDARLKPHHAPPVEEDPAVTARVDALCASGGPLAGLGL; this is encoded by the coding sequence ATGGGATTCCGTTCGCTCAAGTCCTGCGTCGAGGCGCTGCGTGCCGAGGGGCAGGCGGTGATCGTGGAGCACCCGGTCGATCCGCACCTCGAGATCGCCGAGATCCAGCGCCGGCTGTTTCATGCGAACGGCCCGGCCGTGCTGTTCACCAGGCCGCGCGGCTCCGCGTTTCCGGTGCTCATCAACCTCTACGGCACGAAGCCGCGGATCGAGCGGATCTTCGCCGACACGCTCGACCGGGTGCGGCGGCTGGTGGAACTGAAGATCGACCCCACGGCCGCCCTGCGTCGGCCGCTCCGCTACTGGCGCAGCCCGCTCGACGCGCTGACGACGCTGCCGCGGCATGTTCGCTCGGGCCCCGTGCTCGGCGGCCGCGTTCCCCTTTCCAGCCTCCCGCAGGTCGTGGCCTGGCCCGGCGACGGCGGCCCGTTCATCACGCTGCCAGCGGTCTACACCGAGCACCCGGATCAGCCGGGAACGGCCCGGTCGAACCTCGGCATGTACCGGGTGCAACTGGCCGGCAACGACTATCTTCCCGACCGCGAGATCGGACTCCACTACCAGCTCCACCGCGGCATCGGCGTCCATCATGCCGCGGCGCTGGCCCGCGGAGTACCGCTCAAGGTGGCGATCTTCGTCGGCGGCTCCCCGGCGCTGGCGGTCTCGGCGGTCATGCCGCTCCCCGAAGGTCTCCCGGAACTCACCTTCGCCGGCGCCCTCGCCGGCCATCGGATCCCGATGATCCGGCGCCCCGGCGGCCCCGCCATCTATGCCGACGCCGACTTCGTCATCGAGGGAACCGTCGAGCCGGGCCGGACCAAGCCCGAGGGCCCGTTCGGCGATCACCTCGGCTACTACGCGCGGCGGCACGAGTTTCCGCTGCTCACCGTGGACAACGTCTGGCATCGGCCGGGGGCGATCTGGCCGGTGACGGTCGTCGGTCGTCCGCCGCAGGAGGACACGCTCTTCGGCTGGCTGGTGCACGAACTCACCGGGCCCGTGATCCCCACCGTGCTGCCCGGCGTGACGAGCGTGCATGCGGTCGACGCCTCGGGCGTCCATCCGCTCCTGCTCGCCGTGGGCAGCGAGCGCTACCTGCCCTGGAAGCGGGCCGACCGGCCGGCCGAGCTGCTCACGCAGGCCGCGGCGATCCTCGGCCAGGGGCAGTTGTCGCTCGCCAAGTACCTGTTCATCGTCGCCGGCGGCGACGCGCCGGGCCTCGACGCCCACGACATCCGCCCGTTCCTCGCCCATCTCCTCGCCCGGGCCGACTGGCGGCGCGATTGCCATTTCCACACCGAGACCACGATCGACACGCTCGACTACTCGGGCACGGGCTTCAACGCCGGCTCGAAGCTCGTCGTCGCCGCCCGCGGCCCGGCGATCCGTGAGTTGCCCGTCTCGCTTCCGGCCGGCTCGAGCCTGCCCGCCGGCTTCAGCGGCCCGCGGGTCTGCCTGCCCGGCGTCGTTGCCGTCTCCGGACCGCGGATCGAACCGCGGCCACGGCTCGACGCGGAGGGGGACGAGGCGATCTGGTCGCTCGCCGCCGCGGCCCCGTGGGGTGCCGACATCGAGCGGTTCTGCGCGGCGATCGGCCCCGACCATCCGCTGCGGGCGTTCCCGCTCGTCGTGATCGTGGACGACGCCGACTTCGCGGCCGGGACGCTCGAGAATTTTCTCTGGCTGACGTTCACCCGGTCGAATCCCGCCCTCGACGTCCACGGCGTCGAGGCGTTCACGCTCCACAAGCACTGGGGCTGCCGCGGCCCGCTGGTCATCGACGCCCGGCTCAAGCCGCACCATGCGCCGCCGGTCGAGGAAGACCCGGCGGTCACGGCCCGGGTCGATGCGCTGTGCGCCTCAGGCGGCCCGCTCGCCGGCCTCGGGCTGTGA
- a CDS encoding RNA polymerase sigma factor, translating into MILAKVAAGLPKAMEECLGTYGGMVWSLALRMTAGREDAEEAVQEIFIDVWKHAGRFDPAVASETTFIAMIARRRLIDRRRRQTVRPRFQRLEDHGEMAQPAAACAVEMRDEFRHVSRLLESLRPEERLVLRLALGEGCSQATIAERTGMPMGTVKSHARRGLIRLRDLVRREAADDTFEETPSTARKP; encoded by the coding sequence ATGATCCTCGCCAAAGTGGCCGCAGGGCTGCCGAAAGCCATGGAGGAATGCCTCGGCACGTACGGCGGCATGGTCTGGTCGCTGGCGCTGCGGATGACCGCCGGGCGTGAGGATGCGGAAGAGGCGGTGCAGGAGATATTCATCGACGTCTGGAAGCATGCCGGCCGGTTCGATCCGGCGGTTGCCTCCGAAACCACGTTCATCGCCATGATCGCCCGTCGTCGCCTCATCGATCGCCGTCGCCGTCAGACCGTCCGGCCCCGCTTTCAACGGCTGGAGGATCATGGCGAGATGGCCCAGCCCGCCGCCGCCTGCGCGGTCGAGATGCGCGACGAGTTTCGCCACGTCAGCCGGCTGCTGGAGAGCCTGCGCCCCGAAGAGCGGCTGGTGCTGCGGCTGGCCCTCGGCGAGGGCTGTTCGCAGGCTACCATCGCGGAGCGGACCGGCATGCCGATGGGCACCGTCAAATCACATGCCAGGCGCGGCCTGATCAGGCTGCGCGACCTGGTGCGGCGCGAGGCCGCGGACGACACCTTCGAGGAGACGCCGTCGACGGCGCGAAAACCATGA